TTCGGGCAGAAGCCAAAGCCCTCCTGGCTGAGGGCATAGATCCCGGCGCGCACGCGAAGGCGCAGAAGGCAGCGCAAGAAGCGGTCACCGAACACACCTTCTCGAAGATAGCCGCAGAACTGCTGGAGAAGCTGCGTAAAGAAGGCAAGGCGGACGTCACGCTTTCGAAGAAACAATGGCTCCTGGATATGGCGAATGCCGCTTTTGGTAATCGACCCATAACAGCGATTACGGCCGCTGATATCTTGAAGCCGCTTGAGAAGGTGCAAGACAAAGGCAATTACGAAACCGCCAGACGCTTGCGCTCCACAATCGGGCAAGTGTTTCGATATGCCATTGCGACCGCGAAGGCAGAAAACGATCCCACATTTGGTTTGAGAGGTGCGCTGATCACGCCAAGGGTCTCGCACATGGCAGCGATTACAGACTGGGACGGCTTTGCAGCGCTCCTGAAAGCCATCTGGATTTATGACGGCGGTTCACCCTCAACACGCGCCGCTTTGAAGCTGATGGCGCTCCTGTACACGCGCCCAGGCGAAATGCGGTTGGCGTTGTGGGAAGAGTTCGATCTTGAGCGCGCTATCTGGACCATTCCAGCGGATCGCACAAAGATGCGTCGGGAGCATGTGAAGCCATTGCCTCCTCTCGCAGTCGAGATTCTTCAAGGTCTGCAAGTTGAAACCGGTAGCAACTACCGCGCCTTTCCGTCATCGATCGCGCGCGACAAGCCGATAAGCGAAAACACGCTTAATCAGGCGCTACGCCGCATGGGCTTTGACAAGCACGAGCACACCTCGCACGGTTTTCGAGCGAGTGCGTCCAGCTTGCTGAATGAAAGCGGTCTTTGGAATGCTGATGCGATCGAAGCGGAGCTTGGTCATGTTGGTGCGGATGAAGTGCGTAGGGCCTATCACCGCTCGCTCTATTGGGACGAGCGCGTGAAGATGGCGAACTGGTGGGCCAGACAAATTGCACGGGAGTTTTCCACAGCCTAGGATTTTGCTTTGCATGGGCGGAACATAAAAAGTACGCTTGAAACAAAACTGTCACAAAAGGACCATACGGTACGCTATAGGTTGTTATGGGATCGGCTAGGAGCACCAGATATGGGCGTGAAGCATTGCCTGGAGGACTTTGAAAGCCAAGGGGCAGACTGGGACCCGGTTTTCGATAACGCGCCTATAGATGCGTGGTCGCGGTATCGAAACGTCTCGAAATTCTGGCTTCTTTCTGATGAACTGAAGGTGCAAGACGCGGCGCTTCTGGTTCTGGGTCTCGAGCCGCAGTTGGCGCGTTATAAGGTTGACCGTTGCGTTGATAAGGACCTTCCGAGTGGATACGAGGCAATATTGTCAGCCCTCAGAGCGGCCATAAAAGGCGGCAAAGTAGAGGGTCTCGTTCTGCCTTGCTATGAAGAGGTATATCCGGAAGGCATCGAAGAGGTGAAGGACTCAATGGACGCAAGAAGTTCTTGGGTGTGCAGAGAGAGTTTAATGGCATGGCTTGAAAGTTGCGGCCTGACGGATTGCTTCTTTTTTCAGGACCGCCGGAATAGAGCTGCTTTCAGTGACCCGGCACACGCGCGGTACTCCGCAAAGCTTGCGGCAGTGGTGGAGGCTTGGCAGTCATTCGACGAGAACTCAGTTGAGCCTGGCACCGTGAAGCAGCGTTTAGCAAAGTGGCTCAGGTTGAATGCTGCCCGTTTTGGGCTCACCAATGAAGATGGAAATCCGAGCGAATCCGTTATTGAGGAACTCGCCAAAGTTGCAAATTGGGCGACCTCCGGAGGCGCTCCAAGGCAAATGGGCGAAAATTCTATCCCATTTTAATTTTCGCGCTATTTCAATGTATTATGCGCTCCGCCGCTGTGTATCTTCTAAGGTTTTGAGTCAAGCCAGCAATAGGTTGTCGTCTTACCTGGTCTGAACTTTCTGAAACCGTGGGGCCTATTATCACCGGCCTCTACGCTGGACTTTATTGTCACCGCAAAGACGGAGACAAACTATGTTCCACCATTCCGAACTTCCTGAAACGGGCTTCCTTCGCCTGAAGTCCATCCTCGCGCCTCATGGTCCCATCCCTGTCAGCAAATCGACTTGGTGGGCTGGTGTGAAAGACGGGCGCTTTCCGCAGCCGAAGAAGCTGGGCGCACGCGTGACCGTCTGGCGTGTCGAAGACATTCGTGAGCTGATCGAGAAGGGCGCGGCTTAGTTGCCGGGTAGGAGCGGCTGCTTTGTCCTATGCTCTATTTTCAGTTCGTCGAAAGGATCTTCCACACGCGCGGATTTATGACCACTATCTTGAACATGCATCATGGAGAGAGCTTTCGCCGTTTGCATTCAAGGCAATCGTTATGCTGATGGCTAGCTATCGGCCAGACCAAGCAAATGTCTTCCCAGTGGGCGAAAGCCGCATGGCTGAAACGATCGGATGCGCGCCTGCGACTGCCAAAAATGCGATTGATGAGTTGATTGAAGGCGGTTTTCTTAAGCTTGAACAAAAAGGCCGCAACAGAGGCAAGGCGTCGGGCCGGGAAAGGATCGTTTCGCTGACGCAGTACGACACAGAGACGAGCGTTGGCGATCCGAGTTTGCCCGTGAAGACCTGGCAGCGGAAGCAAAAGTCGGCACACCTTAAATCTGTGGTGTGAACGCCTACAATCTGATGCGTCTGACGAGAACTGGGCATGCTGGTGAACCTGAGAAAACCTAAGCTACAGCAAGTGTTTAATCGAGATGTAGCTGGAGCCAGTAATTCCCGTTCGAACCATATAGCGTTGCAGCAGACATGCTGAACCTGACAAAACCTGACGCTGAGCCTAACGCCGCCCCGCCGCTCACACGAGCGGGGCAAGGCGGGCGGCGGTCCAGTAAGGTCCCGACACATCCACTTCCCACATGATTGCGAAAACCGAGGACTGACACATGGGCGGATACGGATCTGGAAGACATGCGCGATGCGCCGCCAGGAGCGATCAGTTTCATAAGCTGGATCTGGCGGACTTTCCCCGTGAATGGTTTCAGCGTCACCTGTCCGGCACGGTCACTTGGTCACGCGGTGATCATAAGACCGGCAGCGTTGGCTACCGCCTGTCGCCCGATCGCATGGTGTTGCGCTACAGCGTGCCGAAAGATGGCGAGCGCCAGCACATAGAGGAAAGCTTTGTCATGTGCCCAACTGAGCAGCCGCTAGGCGGGCAGCGTTGGTGGATTGAGTGCAATGGTTGCGGACGCCAATGCAGGGTACTCTATGGCGCGACATACTTCCGCTGCAGGCAATGCCGCCGCCTCACCTACGAAAGCCAATATGAGCGCATCTATGCCCCTGGCGTGACCCGTGCGATGCGCGTGCGCAAGAAGCTGAAGGGTGAGATTGGTCTCGCCTATGCTTTCCCCGATCGTCCTAAGGGCATGCATTGGAAGACCTATTACCGGCTGCAGGAGGCGGACTGGGCAGCGCAGATACGGATTGATGCTGTACTCGCACAAAGCGTTTTAAGGTTGGGGCGAAAGCGGTCGTAGGGGGGGCATGGCAATCTCTGAGACTACAAGCGCTAAAACCGGCTTCATATCCTTTCCGCGCGTCTCCTCAGTTCAAGAATTGGGAGGGGGACGAAAATGTTGGAAACGTTTCCGCGCGATACCGGCGGCTTTCCGAAGTTGAAACGCTAACCCAATTTTCTCGTGCGCGTGCGCAAGAGGACGCAGCTAACTCAAAGATTGAGACTTGAAGGCGTTGCGGCTTTGGCCTTCGATGATTTCGCACGTTCCTAAAGCCAAGAAGCGATTCCTTCATGCAAAACCTTCTCGATGACCTGACAGAACTTCTCCAGGCCGAACAGGCATTCATCTCGGATGGGGCGATCCTCAAGAATGCGGTGATCGAGGCGGCGCTGAACATGGATGCTCGCTTGTTGGAATTGCTGATGCAGTCCGACACAATCAAGGCGCATTTTTTTACGCCGGTGGCGGGCGCGCTGGTCTTCGACAAGGTGAAGTTTCAGGACTTCGTGTCCAACAAAGCCTTCTTGCCCGACAGCTACACTGCCTTCAAGAACCGGATCGGCCTGACGGATGGGCGCGGCGATTACCTGAGCCAATCGCGCGACGTGGTGCTGGCGTGGCCCTATAAGGACTGCGTGCTGGAAGGCGGCATGACGAAAGAGGACCGGGGCCGCAACGAGGTGTTCTGGAACACGACGTTGGCCCCCGATGACATTACGCGGCTGTTTGAACCCAAGGCGCTGACCGGCTGGGAACGCTGGGATGCGGAGGCCGTGGCAGAGGGCAAGGCCAAGCCCGTGGGCGCGGTGTCGGAGGACGACAACCTGCTTATCAAGGGCAACAATCTGCTGGCGCTGTATTCGCTGAAAGCGCGCTATGCCGGTAAGGTGAAGCTGATCTATATCGACCCGCCCTATAATACCGGCAACGACGGGTTCCGGTACAATGACCGCTTCAACCATTCTGCATGGCTGACGTTTATGCGGAACCGGCTTGAGGTGGCGAAAGAGTTGCTAAGCCGGGATGGCACGATCTTCGTCAATTTGGACGATGGCGAGGCGCACTATTGCAAAGTGATGATGGACGACTTGTTTGGACGTGAGAACTTCATCGCAAACTTCGTTTGGGAGAAGGCGGACAGTCCCCGTATGGATGCCATTCACGTGTCAAGTCGTCATGACCACATCTTGGCCTACGCGAAAGACAAGGAGCGAGCGCACTGGAAGCACCTGCAAGTTAGTGATGAGGACATTGGGGAACATTATACGAAGCAAGACGAAAAAGGCCGAAAATATTATACTAAGCCGCTGAGGGCGATGGGTGGGCAAGGTGACACCAGAGTAGCACGCCCAAACCTGTATTACGCCTTGACTGCACCGGATGGCACAGAGGTTTTCCCGGTTCGGCAAGATGGGCGGGACGGTGCTTGGCGGTGGAGTAGAGGTAAATCTCAGAGCGAGGCTGATCGTATTGAGTGGGTGTCAAATGATGGTAACTGGACACCTTATTACCGGATTTATGCTGACCAAAATAGCACTCGTCCGCCGGAGACCATTTGGTTTAACGCAGACGTAGGAGGAAACCGAACTTCTCGGTCCGAGGCCAAAGGGCTATTCGGGGATGCAGACTTTTCCATAACGCCGAAGCCAGAAAAACTCTTGCGCCGCATAATCGAGATAGCAACGGACGCTGGCGATACTGTTTTGGATTTCTTTTCAGGTTCTGGAACGACACCTTCGGTGGCTCATAAGTTGGGTAGAAAATGGCTTGCCGTGGAGCAGATGGACTACATCCTTGATCTACCAAACTCACGCCTCAAGAAAGTCGTCGCAGGGGAACAGGGCGGTATCTCTAAAGCTGTCGAGTGGCAAGGCGGCGGATCGTTTGTCTATGCCGAACTCGCGGCCTCCAATTCCGCATTTGCTGACCGTATTGAAGCGGCGCCGGACATGGCAGCGCTACAAGCCATACATGCCGACATCCAAGCCACCGGCTATCTGCGCTATGACGTTGATCTGAGCGCCTTCGACACCGACGACTTCGCCGTACTTCCATTGGACGACGCCAAGCGCGTGTTGATGGACTGCCTCGATGCCAACCACCTGTGTGTCAATCTGGGTTCTCTAGGGGATGCGGACTTTAACATCTCCGACGAAGACGCCCGCGCGACCCGCTCTTTCTATGGGCTGGACGCATGAGCCAGACCCTTACCGAACAGATTGACGCAGTTGCCAAGTTTGGGATGCTCAAGGCCAACATCCCCGACGACGTTACCGGTAATCTAGCGTCCAAGATCAAGTTGCGCCCATATCAGCGCACGGCGCTGGAACGCTGGCTGTTCTACATCGACAAATACGACGCGCGCCCCAAGGCCCCGCACTTGCTGTTCCACATGGCCACGGGCAGCGGCAAGACGGTGCTGATGGCGGCGCTGATCCTAGATTTGTATCAGCGCGGCTATCGCAACTTCCTGTTCTTCGTGAACTCCGCCCAGATCATCGAGAAGACCAAGGACAACTTCCTCAACCCCGCATCGGCCAAGCACCTGTTCGCGCCAACAGTGCGGATTGATAACAAGCCCGTGGATATCCGCGCAGTGGACACCTTCGACGCGGTGAACACGGACGCGATCAACATCCACTTCACCACCATTCAAGGGCTGCACACAAGGATGCAGGCCCCAAAAGAGAACGCCGTCACAATCGAAGACTTCCGCGATTACAAGGTGGTGATGATCTCGGACGAAGCACACCACCTGAACGCCGAGACCAAGAAGACGCTGACGCAAGGCGAGAAGGCAGAGAAGGCCAGTTGGGAAGGCACGGTATCCGAGATTTTCCGCCAGCACCCAGAAAACATGCTGTTGGAGTTTACCGCGACGGTGGACCTGAGCCATGAGGCGATACGGGCGAAGTATGCCGACAAGATACTTTACGACTACTCGCTGCGGCAGTTTCGGGAAGACGGCTATTCCAAGGACATCGAGTTGCGGCAGGCCGATTTGCCACCCGAGGCCCGGATGATGCAGGCGATGGTCCTGAGCCAATACCGCCGCAAGGTGGCCGAGGCGCATGGGCTGCATTGTAAGCCGGTGATCCTGATGAAGTCCAAGACGATCAAGGAAAGCGCCGACAACGAAGCCGCATTCACGGCGATGGTCGCGGGACTGACGGGCGAGGCGCTCGAAGCGCTTAGGGCGGCTTCTGGGGGCGATGAGACCCTTTCGCGAGCCTTCGCCTTCATCATGGATGAAAGGGACATGAGCGGAGCGGATTTCGCCCGTGAGCTAAAGGGCGATTTTGCGCCCGAGAAGGTGGTGAACGTCAACAACCCCAAGGATTTGGAAAACAGACAAATAGAACTCAACGCCTTGGAGGACCGTGACAACGAGATACGGGTGATCTTCGCCGTCGATAAGCTGAACGAAGGCTGGGACGTACTAAACCTGTTTGACATTGTGCGCCTGTACGACACTCGCGACGGGAAGGCCAACAAAGTGGGCAAGACCACGATGGCCGAGGCTCAGTTGATCGGACGCGGAGCGAGGTACTTCCCCTTCGTGGCTCCGAACCAGCCTGACGCGGTTCAGGAAAAGCGCAAGTACGATAGCGCGATCGAGCATCCTCTAAGAATACTGGAAGAGCTTCACTATCACTGCTCCCACAACCCGAAATACATCCTAGACATCCGAAATGCCCTTCGCGAAACGGGTATGCTGGATGAGGCGGCGAGAACTGTATCGCTAAAGCTGAAAGCGAGCTTCAAGGACACAGACTTCTACAAGTCGGAATTTGTCTGGCTGAATGAGCGAAAAGCCAATTCGAGAGAAGGTATTTGCGAGCTGCAGGCATACCAAGTCGGGACACAATTTTCTTACCCCACACTAATGACCGGCCGCATTACAGAGAGCTCTGCTTTCGGTGGGGCGCAGCCAGGCTCTGAGAAGGCTGGAGAAGAGCCCGTTTCCAGAGAGTTCAAGCTTTCGGACTTTGGGCGACCAATCTTGCAGTTCGCATTGGACGCGAACGCATTTTTTCACTTCAGCAAACTTCGCTCCTACTTCCCGGAGCTGCAGGGCATTGCTGAGTTCATGACAACGCAAAGCTATTTGGGCGGCGTCACCGTCAGCGTGCGTGGCCTGCCGTCCGATTTGGCAAACCTACGGGCCGGTCAAAAGCTTGAAATAACCCAATATATCCTCAACCAGATAGAGGCCGGTATCAAGCGTGAGAGTATCGACTTTGTAGGCACGAGGGATTTCAAGCCTCACCTCATCCGTGAGCGCTTCATCGACACCAGACTAAAACTTCGCTTGGAAGGTGAAACGGGCCGCAGCTGGGCGGAAAGTGAGATTCCGGGGCTCGATCAGATCGATCTGAATAGCAAGGACTGGCATGCCTACGATGACTGCTATGGCACCGATCAGGAGAAGCACTTCGTAAAATTCATGCACGATCAGGCCGAACGGTTGATGGATCTCTATGAAGAGTTCTATCTTCTTAGGAATGAGAAGGCTGTAAAGGTCTACGCTTTTAGGGACGGGCGAGCTTTTGAGCCGGACTTTCTGCTATTCCTGAAGAAGAAAGGGGCAGCTAAGGCGACCATGATGCAGCTGTTCATAGAGCCTAAGGGACAGCACCTGCTCCAAGACGATGCGTGGAAAGCGGATTTCCTGTCGGACGTGCACAAGGAAGCGCGGATTGAACTGGTCACTCAAAGCAAGGACTACGCGGTCTATGGCCTGCCATTCTTCAACGAAACAGGCGCGACCAACAAGACGTTCAAGGATGCATTTGAGCCATTCTTAGAGACGAATGGCGAGTAAATAACGCTCCGAACCGGCAGAGCACCCAAGATTATTGCGGGTACATTTGCGGGTATTTTGACAGACGACTTTCTAAATATCCAAATTAATCAAGAGATTGATTGGTGGGTTTGATGCCTCTCCTGGCACCATTTTCGGGTTTGTTTTCCTTGATAATTCAGCTGCTTGCGCTGGGGCATCGGCCCGGCGTGAATTGTGGTATACTTTCGTGAGAGCCGCTTTTGCGGGTCGCTGTACAGTTTCGTCAGAGTATGCGCAGGCCGATGTCCAGAGCATTTGTAGAGATCGGGGATATCCAGCCGCTCGTTGATGCAGCGGTTGAGCATGGCGTCGATCTTGCGCCTTTCATTCAGCGCTCAGACGAGGGCGGCGACGCCAGGATCGAGATTGCTGACTATTTCCGCATCCAGAGATCGCTGGCGCTCGCGTCTGACGACCTCACGGCGGTCATCTCCAGCCGGAAGCTGACCTTCAAGACCGGCCAGTTTCTCATCGCACAGATGCAGAATGCCACCTCGCTCATGGCGACGATCGAGATCCTCGCTGAGCATATGAACATGATGCATGGTGACACGTATAACTCGGTCCGGTTCGGCGATAGCCGCCTGGCCCTGATCATTGATGACAGTCATTTTCCGTATCGCTCGCGTGAGAATACTGACTTCGTCGAGCTGGTCGGCGATTGCCTGACGATCAAGATCCACTGCCTGCTGGACAGTCTGACCGAAGGGGCAGCGAGTGCGGCGCTACGGCGGATCAAGCTCAAGCGACGGCGAGGCGAGACGCGCCGGCCGCAGAACGCATTCTGGTCGGTACCACTCGAGTATGGCGCGCCAGCCTATGAGCTGATCTACGATTTCGACCTTGCCTGCGCACCGCTTCAGATCCGCGAAACTGTCGATATGAGTACGGACGGACTGTTCTCGCGCGTCATCAGCCACCTTGATGCGCGCGAAGCGATTGACGGAGAGCGCAGCATTGCGGCGCGTACGCGTGATTTGCTGGAGGATGGTCTTTCGCGCCAGTCTGACGTGGCCCGAAAGCTGGATATCAGCGTCGCAACACTGCGCCGGCGCCTCTCGGAAGAGGGGGTCCAGTTCCGCGATCTCTTGCTTGAGACACGCCTCCTGCGCGCTGAAGGCATGCTGAAACGGGGCGCCTCCGTGGCACAGGCGACCGAGGCGCTGGATTATTCCGACATCCGCGCTTTCAACCGCGCCTTCAAGCGCTGGAAGGGGAAGACGCCCGCCGCGTTTGCGCAGGATTTCCAGTCCTGATCACCGTCGATTGAGCGAAAGTGTTCACTGGCCTTGACGATAAGTGTCATGGCGGCGACCCGGCAAGATGAGACACCTGCCTGCAATGCGCGAAGATGCATGAAGGGAGGATATCATGAAACTTTGTACCCCGCATTCCGCTCGCCTGGCGCTCGTCTCGGTCATTGCCCTGACCGCCGGTATGGCCGCTACGGCCCAGACCGACACAGCCGCTTCCGATACGGCTGACGAAGTCCAGGACCAGCGCCGCTTCAATACGGTGACCGTCACCGCCCAGCGCCGCGAACAGAGCCTTGTCGACGTTCCGCTGTCCGTTTCGGCCTTTGATGGCGAGCTTCTGGCAGACCTTGGCGTGGCTGACCTGACAGAAGTCGCGAAGATTTCGCCGAACGTAACGCTGGAAGTTTCCCGCGGCACGAACACGACGCTGTCGGCCTTTATCCGCGGCGTTGGCCAGCAGGACCCAGTCGCAGGCTTTGAGGCTGGCGTCGGTATCTATGTCGATGACGTCTACCTCAACCGTCCGCAGGGCGCTGTGCTTGATGTCTATGACGTTGAGCGCGTCGAAGTCCTGCGTGGCCCGCAAGGCACGCTCTATGGTCGCAACACGATTGGTGGCGCGATCAAATACGTGACGCGCGGTCTCTCGGATGAGCCGACCTTTGAAGCCAATGTCAAAGTTGGTAGCTACAGCCAGCTTGATGGCGTCCTGACCACATCGCTGCCAGTGACGGACACCTTCCGTGTCGGCGCAGCTGTTGCGAGCTTTAACCGTGAGGGCTTCGGTGAAAACCGGATCACCGGCGAAGAGAACTATAACAAGGAACTCTTCGGTGCGCGTGTTTCAGCCGAGCTCGACCTTGCCGATAATTTCCAGCTGCGCGCTGCGGCCGACTACTCGCTGGACAAGTCGAACGCCCGTCAGGGCCACCGTCTGATTCCGGACCAGTTCCCGCCTTTCACCTATCCGGTGCTTGGCGACGTGTTTGACACGCGCGCTGGCCTGAATGCGGTCGACCAGCGCGTCGAAGCCTATGGCGGCTCTCTCATCGCTGAGTGGGACCTCAACGACAACTGGACGATCAAGAATATCCTGGCTTACCGCGAGGATGAAAGCACCTCGCCGATCGACTTTGACTCGCTGCCTGAAGCCGATGTCGACGTCCCGGCGATCTATGAGAACGACCAGTTCTCCGAAGAGCTTCAGTTCCTCTATTCGGGCGACCGTCTGAACGGTCTCATCGGTGTCTACTATCTCGACGCCAATGCTTCGACCGTCTTCGACGTGCTGCTGGCCACGACCGGTGCTGTCCTCAATCTTCCGGGTCTCAATGCGCAGACCTTTGGTGATGTGGGCACGGAAACCTGGTCGATCTTTGGTGATTTCACCTATGACCTGACCGATCAGTGGTCGCTCTCGCTTGGCGGGCGCTACACTGAGGATACACGCACCTCGCTCGTTCAGCGTCGCACCTATATCGGCGGCTTCTCCGAATTCTTCGGCGGCGCAGGCATCCCGATCGCGACAACGTCAGACTTTAATGGCGAAGCGACGTTTGACGATTTCAGCCCGCGCATCTCGCTCAGCTATGCGGTGACGCCAGAGTCGAACCTCTATGCGACCTACTCGCAGGGCTTCAAAGGCGGCTCTTTCGACCCACGCGGTCAGACGACGGCGGCACCTGACCTCAATCAGGATGGCACGGTTTCGCAGGATGAAATCTACACCTTCATGCAGTTCGACCCGGAAGAGGTCGACTCCTACGAGGTGGGTTACAAGGCGAGCCAGCTTGGCGGCCGTGTGAACTACAGCCTCGCGGGTTTCTATTCCGATTATAAGGACGTGCAGGTGCCTGGTTCTATCGGTGTCGATACCGATGGTGACGGCGTCAACGACTCCTTCTCGGGCGTGACCACGAATGCCGGCGCGGCGACGATCTGGGGCGTCGAGTTCGAAGGGACAGCAACGCTTGCCGAAGACATGGCGCGCGCAGGCGACCTTCTGAACCTTGGCTGGTCTGTCGGTTATCTCGATGCGCAGTATGACGAGTTCATCGATGCTTTCGGCAATGATGTCTCTGACCAGCGCGTTATCCAGAACACGCCAGACTGGACCGCGAACGGCCGGATTTCCTATGACA
This genomic interval from Thalassovita mediterranea contains the following:
- a CDS encoding integrase arm-type DNA-binding domain-containing protein yields the protein MPLTDIQLRQLKPREKDYKSADGGGLYVHVSKTGSRLWRLRYRFDGKEKLLAFGAYPAISLARARELRAEAKALLAEGIDPGAHAKAQKAAQEAVTEHTFSKIAAELLEKLRKEGKADVTLSKKQWLLDMANAAFGNRPITAITAADILKPLEKVQDKGNYETARRLRSTIGQVFRYAIATAKAENDPTFGLRGALITPRVSHMAAITDWDGFAALLKAIWIYDGGSPSTRAALKLMALLYTRPGEMRLALWEEFDLERAIWTIPADRTKMRREHVKPLPPLAVEILQGLQVETGSNYRAFPSSIARDKPISENTLNQALRRMGFDKHEHTSHGFRASASSLLNESGLWNADAIEAELGHVGADEVRRAYHRSLYWDERVKMANWWARQIAREFSTA
- a CDS encoding AlpA family phage regulatory protein — its product is MFHHSELPETGFLRLKSILAPHGPIPVSKSTWWAGVKDGRFPQPKKLGARVTVWRVEDIRELIEKGAA
- a CDS encoding helix-turn-helix domain-containing protein yields the protein MSYALFSVRRKDLPHARIYDHYLEHASWRELSPFAFKAIVMLMASYRPDQANVFPVGESRMAETIGCAPATAKNAIDELIEGGFLKLEQKGRNRGKASGRERIVSLTQYDTETSVGDPSLPVKTWQRKQKSAHLKSVV
- a CDS encoding site-specific DNA-methyltransferase — encoded protein: MQNLLDDLTELLQAEQAFISDGAILKNAVIEAALNMDARLLELLMQSDTIKAHFFTPVAGALVFDKVKFQDFVSNKAFLPDSYTAFKNRIGLTDGRGDYLSQSRDVVLAWPYKDCVLEGGMTKEDRGRNEVFWNTTLAPDDITRLFEPKALTGWERWDAEAVAEGKAKPVGAVSEDDNLLIKGNNLLALYSLKARYAGKVKLIYIDPPYNTGNDGFRYNDRFNHSAWLTFMRNRLEVAKELLSRDGTIFVNLDDGEAHYCKVMMDDLFGRENFIANFVWEKADSPRMDAIHVSSRHDHILAYAKDKERAHWKHLQVSDEDIGEHYTKQDEKGRKYYTKPLRAMGGQGDTRVARPNLYYALTAPDGTEVFPVRQDGRDGAWRWSRGKSQSEADRIEWVSNDGNWTPYYRIYADQNSTRPPETIWFNADVGGNRTSRSEAKGLFGDADFSITPKPEKLLRRIIEIATDAGDTVLDFFSGSGTTPSVAHKLGRKWLAVEQMDYILDLPNSRLKKVVAGEQGGISKAVEWQGGGSFVYAELAASNSAFADRIEAAPDMAALQAIHADIQATGYLRYDVDLSAFDTDDFAVLPLDDAKRVLMDCLDANHLCVNLGSLGDADFNISDEDARATRSFYGLDA
- a CDS encoding DEAD/DEAH box helicase family protein; protein product: MSQTLTEQIDAVAKFGMLKANIPDDVTGNLASKIKLRPYQRTALERWLFYIDKYDARPKAPHLLFHMATGSGKTVLMAALILDLYQRGYRNFLFFVNSAQIIEKTKDNFLNPASAKHLFAPTVRIDNKPVDIRAVDTFDAVNTDAINIHFTTIQGLHTRMQAPKENAVTIEDFRDYKVVMISDEAHHLNAETKKTLTQGEKAEKASWEGTVSEIFRQHPENMLLEFTATVDLSHEAIRAKYADKILYDYSLRQFREDGYSKDIELRQADLPPEARMMQAMVLSQYRRKVAEAHGLHCKPVILMKSKTIKESADNEAAFTAMVAGLTGEALEALRAASGGDETLSRAFAFIMDERDMSGADFARELKGDFAPEKVVNVNNPKDLENRQIELNALEDRDNEIRVIFAVDKLNEGWDVLNLFDIVRLYDTRDGKANKVGKTTMAEAQLIGRGARYFPFVAPNQPDAVQEKRKYDSAIEHPLRILEELHYHCSHNPKYILDIRNALRETGMLDEAARTVSLKLKASFKDTDFYKSEFVWLNERKANSREGICELQAYQVGTQFSYPTLMTGRITESSAFGGAQPGSEKAGEEPVSREFKLSDFGRPILQFALDANAFFHFSKLRSYFPELQGIAEFMTTQSYLGGVTVSVRGLPSDLANLRAGQKLEITQYILNQIEAGIKRESIDFVGTRDFKPHLIRERFIDTRLKLRLEGETGRSWAESEIPGLDQIDLNSKDWHAYDDCYGTDQEKHFVKFMHDQAERLMDLYEEFYLLRNEKAVKVYAFRDGRAFEPDFLLFLKKKGAAKATMMQLFIEPKGQHLLQDDAWKADFLSDVHKEARIELVTQSKDYAVYGLPFFNETGATNKTFKDAFEPFLETNGE
- a CDS encoding AraC family transcriptional regulator; its protein translation is MSRAFVEIGDIQPLVDAAVEHGVDLAPFIQRSDEGGDARIEIADYFRIQRSLALASDDLTAVISSRKLTFKTGQFLIAQMQNATSLMATIEILAEHMNMMHGDTYNSVRFGDSRLALIIDDSHFPYRSRENTDFVELVGDCLTIKIHCLLDSLTEGAASAALRRIKLKRRRGETRRPQNAFWSVPLEYGAPAYELIYDFDLACAPLQIRETVDMSTDGLFSRVISHLDAREAIDGERSIAARTRDLLEDGLSRQSDVARKLDISVATLRRRLSEEGVQFRDLLLETRLLRAEGMLKRGASVAQATEALDYSDIRAFNRAFKRWKGKTPAAFAQDFQS
- a CDS encoding TonB-dependent receptor; this encodes MKLCTPHSARLALVSVIALTAGMAATAQTDTAASDTADEVQDQRRFNTVTVTAQRREQSLVDVPLSVSAFDGELLADLGVADLTEVAKISPNVTLEVSRGTNTTLSAFIRGVGQQDPVAGFEAGVGIYVDDVYLNRPQGAVLDVYDVERVEVLRGPQGTLYGRNTIGGAIKYVTRGLSDEPTFEANVKVGSYSQLDGVLTTSLPVTDTFRVGAAVASFNREGFGENRITGEENYNKELFGARVSAELDLADNFQLRAAADYSLDKSNARQGHRLIPDQFPPFTYPVLGDVFDTRAGLNAVDQRVEAYGGSLIAEWDLNDNWTIKNILAYREDESTSPIDFDSLPEADVDVPAIYENDQFSEELQFLYSGDRLNGLIGVYYLDANASTVFDVLLATTGAVLNLPGLNAQTFGDVGTETWSIFGDFTYDLTDQWSLSLGGRYTEDTRTSLVQRRTYIGGFSEFFGGAGIPIATTSDFNGEATFDDFSPRISLSYAVTPESNLYATYSQGFKGGSFDPRGQTTAAPDLNQDGTVSQDEIYTFMQFDPEEVDSYEVGYKASQLGGRVNYSLAGFYSDYKDVQVPGSIGVDTDGDGVNDSFSGVTTNAGAATIWGVEFEGTATLAEDMARAGDLLNLGWSVGYLDAQYDEFIDAFGNDVSDQRVIQNTPDWTANGRISYDTPFAGGNLLLNTQLSYRGESSQFEVPNPFLDQDAFTLWDASIRWETEDGRWGFNLTGKNLTDEEYIVAGYNFVTVNPNGTFTPTLGLEGTLTAFYGDPRTVTAGIDYRF